A stretch of Edaphobacter lichenicola DNA encodes these proteins:
- a CDS encoding type II secretion system protein GspD — translation MRPTLQARAAAFAKYTAALAIIGTVSLPTLAQSNPGPNASASETVSKRNVRAAEDAYLSGARLLDHNDLTGAELKFREATTLSSSNHDYVLALNLTHQRHVSDLIQQAGKARLLGQHEKAETLLAEARLLDPENKIVGSQVDNGELPKAFHPEIEPWIREGPAIAGPVTLEPNPGQKSFHLHSDVQDVIRQVVSGYGIRPVFDESVQRQDLRFDLDDSSYQQTVPVLLNITHLFAVPLDAKSVFIAKDTLENRQRLERQLQETIYIPGMTNEEMDNLGTLVKNIFDVKEVTVGKASGTLVLRAPQETLTYINLTLADLIDGGSEVMIDLQLYSVDKTNQRTIGAQLPQQVGIYSVASAAQSIVSSNQSLVNQAIAQGLIPAGSSNITIALALIASGLVQSTLLSNTVGFFGGGLTQTGVTTNQFAAFSLSLTASDTRALNDIQIRVGDRQSATFRVGERYPITTATYSSGISNSSVPSNATINGVSVSSLLNSAAGTAVTIPQIQYEDLGLTLKATPTVQKSGAIKMHIDLKIEALSGGTVDNIPILNSQQFASDVTLDDGDTALMVSSLTRSESASIDGYPVLSELPGFQTLTADRLTDTSSSELLLLLTPHITRRRSNLTVGPRIAINLPEPPG, via the coding sequence ATGAGACCCACCCTCCAAGCTCGCGCGGCCGCATTTGCAAAATACACCGCCGCGCTCGCCATTATCGGTACAGTCTCCCTCCCCACCCTGGCCCAGTCCAATCCGGGCCCAAACGCCAGCGCCTCCGAAACTGTCTCCAAACGAAACGTTCGGGCTGCTGAAGACGCCTACCTCTCTGGTGCGCGACTATTGGATCATAACGATCTAACGGGCGCTGAGTTGAAATTCCGTGAAGCAACCACCCTCAGCTCCTCCAACCATGACTACGTCTTGGCGCTAAACCTCACGCACCAGCGCCACGTCTCCGATCTGATACAGCAGGCTGGGAAAGCGCGTCTCCTCGGGCAGCATGAAAAGGCCGAAACACTCCTGGCCGAAGCCCGTCTCCTAGACCCCGAGAATAAGATCGTAGGCTCACAAGTCGACAACGGCGAACTCCCGAAGGCGTTCCACCCGGAGATCGAACCCTGGATCCGCGAAGGCCCTGCCATCGCCGGTCCTGTCACCCTTGAGCCGAATCCCGGTCAGAAGAGCTTCCACCTTCACTCCGATGTGCAAGACGTTATCCGCCAGGTCGTGTCAGGTTACGGTATCCGTCCAGTATTTGATGAATCGGTCCAGAGACAAGATCTGCGCTTCGATCTCGACGACTCGTCTTACCAACAGACGGTCCCCGTTCTCCTGAACATCACCCATCTATTCGCCGTACCTCTGGACGCCAAAAGCGTCTTCATAGCCAAAGACACCCTGGAGAACCGCCAGCGTCTCGAGCGTCAGTTGCAGGAGACGATCTACATCCCCGGCATGACCAACGAAGAGATGGACAACCTCGGCACCCTTGTAAAAAATATCTTCGACGTCAAAGAAGTTACCGTCGGGAAGGCCTCCGGCACCCTCGTCCTCCGTGCCCCCCAGGAGACCCTGACGTATATCAACCTCACCCTCGCCGATCTCATCGACGGCGGCAGTGAAGTCATGATCGACCTTCAACTCTACTCCGTCGACAAGACCAATCAACGCACCATCGGCGCACAGCTTCCGCAACAGGTCGGCATCTACAGCGTAGCTTCAGCGGCGCAAAGTATCGTCAGCTCCAATCAAAGCCTCGTTAACCAGGCCATCGCTCAGGGTCTTATCCCGGCCGGGTCGAGCAACATCACCATTGCTCTCGCGCTCATCGCCTCTGGTCTCGTCCAAAGCACCTTGCTCTCCAATACCGTCGGCTTCTTCGGCGGAGGCCTCACTCAGACCGGCGTCACCACAAATCAGTTCGCCGCCTTCAGTCTCTCGCTAACCGCAAGCGACACCCGTGCCCTCAACGACATTCAGATCCGGGTCGGCGACCGTCAGTCCGCCACCTTCAGGGTCGGAGAGCGCTACCCCATCACCACCGCAACCTACTCCTCTGGAATCAGCAACTCCTCCGTACCCTCCAACGCCACCATCAACGGAGTCTCGGTCTCCAGCCTGCTCAACTCCGCCGCTGGCACAGCAGTGACCATTCCCCAGATTCAGTATGAAGATCTCGGCCTGACTCTAAAGGCAACACCAACCGTGCAAAAGTCAGGCGCAATCAAAATGCACATCGATCTAAAGATTGAAGCACTAAGCGGCGGCACGGTGGATAACATCCCAATCCTCAACAGCCAGCAGTTCGCCTCCGACGTAACCCTCGACGACGGAGACACTGCACTCATGGTCAGCAGCCTCACCAGAAGCGAATCTGCCAGTATCGACGGGTATCCTGTATTGAGTGAGCTACCCGGCTTTCAAACCCTTACCGCAGATCGTCTGACGGACACCAGCTCCAGCGAACTCCTCCTCCTCCTCACGCCCCACATCACCCGTCGCCGATCCAACCTCACCGTAGGTCCTAGAATCGCAATCAATTTACCTGAGCCACCAGGTTAG
- a CDS encoding helix-turn-helix domain-containing protein, producing MKREMDGLITQMHSAGIPYSEAVRQFKKRYILEVLAHHKGNQCKAADELGMHRNTLSRTLAELDMDTAQIRNGMRRPPRSERPHIQNIASAR from the coding sequence TTGAAGCGCGAAATGGACGGCTTGATCACTCAGATGCACAGCGCCGGCATCCCCTACTCGGAGGCCGTACGTCAGTTCAAGAAGCGCTACATCCTCGAAGTATTGGCGCACCACAAGGGAAACCAGTGCAAGGCCGCCGACGAGCTCGGTATGCACCGCAACACCCTGAGCCGTACCCTCGCTGAGCTCGACATGGACACCGCGCAGATCCGCAACGGCATGCGTCGCCCCCCCAGAAGCGAGCGCCCGCACATTCAAAATATTGCCAGCGCCCGTTAA
- a CDS encoding CvpA family protein, protein MNLFDWFLIAILAYSTIVAFFRGIIRELFSLGGLIVGILIASWNYNRLAIYLQRLIATPSIAEMVSFFLLVIGVMVLSALLGRALNRTAHAIGLGFFDRILGAVFGFARGCLLGVAILMAIAAFSPHPPWIKNSQLSSYFLAGAHAVSFVVPHDLQQRILDGAAQLKHNAPNWIKPLR, encoded by the coding sequence ATGAACCTCTTCGACTGGTTCCTGATAGCGATCCTTGCCTACTCCACCATCGTGGCCTTCTTCCGAGGCATTATCCGGGAGCTCTTCTCCCTGGGCGGCCTGATCGTGGGAATCCTGATCGCCAGTTGGAACTACAATCGCCTGGCGATCTATCTTCAGCGTCTCATCGCCACACCATCCATCGCAGAGATGGTCTCCTTTTTCCTTCTCGTCATAGGAGTCATGGTGCTCAGCGCGCTACTCGGCAGAGCCCTCAATCGCACCGCCCATGCCATCGGGCTCGGCTTCTTCGACCGTATCCTCGGCGCAGTCTTCGGTTTCGCCCGTGGTTGCCTGCTCGGAGTGGCCATTCTGATGGCGATCGCCGCCTTCTCCCCCCATCCCCCCTGGATTAAAAATTCGCAGCTATCTTCCTATTTCCTTGCGGGGGCGCATGCGGTATCCTTCGTTGTACCTCACGACCTTCAGCAACGGATTCTGGATGGCGCCGCCCAACTCAAGCACAACGCGCCCAATTGGATCAAACCGCTACGGTAG
- a CDS encoding phosphoribosylaminoimidazolesuccinocarboxamide synthase — protein MSEALIQTDLGSLPLTARGKVRDIYALSADRLLFVASDRISAFDHVLGSGIPFKGRILTRLSLFWFDLLKPIVPNHLITADATQFPPELQPFLDQLEGRSMLVKRAKMFPVECVVRGYLSGSGWKDYQQTGSICGIKLPAGLRESDRLPDPIFTPAAKIHSGGHDENISYEVVEKTIGAAYADALRSLTLKIYEKATEHAGRQGLILADTKFEFGLVADESGNEQIVLADEVLTPDSSRYWPAGSYNPGGPQPSFDKQYVRDYLESIHWNKQAPAPALPREVVLRTGEKYLEAYRLLTGRTNL, from the coding sequence ATGTCAGAAGCCTTGATTCAAACCGATCTCGGATCACTTCCCCTCACAGCCCGTGGCAAGGTTCGTGACATCTACGCCCTCTCCGCCGACCGACTCCTCTTCGTAGCCAGCGACCGCATATCCGCCTTCGATCATGTTCTCGGCAGTGGCATTCCGTTCAAGGGGAGGATTCTCACCCGACTGTCGCTTTTCTGGTTCGATCTCCTCAAACCGATCGTCCCAAACCACCTGATCACCGCCGACGCTACACAATTCCCCCCCGAACTCCAGCCATTCCTTGACCAGCTGGAGGGCCGCAGCATGCTCGTCAAGCGAGCAAAGATGTTCCCCGTCGAGTGTGTCGTCCGCGGCTATCTCTCCGGATCCGGCTGGAAGGACTATCAGCAAACCGGCTCTATCTGCGGCATCAAACTACCTGCCGGCCTTCGAGAGTCGGACCGCCTGCCTGATCCAATCTTTACCCCGGCTGCAAAGATTCACTCCGGCGGTCACGATGAAAACATCTCCTACGAAGTGGTAGAGAAGACGATTGGCGCGGCCTATGCCGATGCCCTGCGCTCACTTACGCTCAAAATCTATGAGAAAGCAACCGAACATGCAGGCCGCCAAGGGCTGATCCTCGCCGACACCAAGTTTGAATTCGGTCTCGTCGCCGACGAATCAGGAAACGAACAGATCGTTCTTGCCGACGAGGTACTGACTCCCGACTCCTCACGCTACTGGCCAGCAGGCTCCTACAACCCCGGTGGGCCGCAACCTTCTTTCGACAAACAATACGTCCGCGACTATCTCGAATCGATCCACTGGAACAAGCAGGCTCCCGCGCCCGCGCTACCCCGTGAGGTGGTCCTACGTACCGGCGAGAAGTATCTCGAAGCCTATCGCCTGCTCACTGGCCGTACAAACCTGTAA
- the smc gene encoding chromosome segregation protein SMC produces MLKLKKVQILGFKSFCDRTEVQLSGEGIAAIVGPNGCGKSNISDAITWVLGEQSAKSLRGIKMEDVIFAGTRDRKPTGMAEVSLTLVDPEVYDGASLQDDPEIVIDESLPTDWDETTLRQQRAEETEEAVAEAQPGTVIEGEAKGPHMVPPPAEADAAAELANPNNVVLKIRRRKFGRAPIRAGELTITRRLFRSGDSEYLLNGKICRLRDIQDIFMGTGLGGESYAIIGQERIGQLLSAKPHDRRSIIEEAAGITRFKTKKRLAELRLESARQNLARVNDIFDEVTRQMTTLKRQAAKAERYGALRDELRTRLRVVLASRMSQLDIEQAATTEKITALATQIDAQAATVEAMDAEHTEGVNSGYSLDQQIREAGTQANQSAVELERISARSASNADRITELTNRLATGSDDLAQAREQLASLTAELEEHRSFLNNATAESTSSREAAQSHQAQAQEAARAVASAEQQAEQNRRSTMQLVQRIAQTRNEEAQAAAALAGLDREAERLLSESEIARQELETLGLQRGQVKMSFESVTERLKRLEAEITELRLQVEASRNEESLSKRRGDQLRGEAATLAGRYTSLEALIREHSYSTDTVRSLFKTDAYKQNADGMAAVGTLADFLEVNGKYENVVDEFLRDELNYVVVKSWDAANAGMHLLQTDVTGRATFLVHPNDSQANFAFADGMPSIAQTNIDGIEGVVPLKECIRVLDGFGKSLEVILPKLREGFVAPDSYSARSLALSNPQAFFLSPSGETFHNVTVTGGRPRTQGPLALKRELAEVQQKLEKAEQELVQTDRNTIELQHQIAALQSAIEGKTHERRDAERESANSGAALRQMESEVARIERRLQDWALTNERNREARNQKADLISRRQQEATAFDNERNTLEANLTALQEQLEELRGRREELQQGAAAASAALAGLEERRRNAAANFEQTTRLHNGQNQRIQQLDQQLDSAGAEKLRREEETAALTVQQAELSEVRANAVAQGARLTEEAHTLRASMAELDARLRTLRHETEALREQRAALTARAAKLASDIEHIDATCLNDLGVEAITLREDHTIARIEGDDLHVQEEESRTLKQKLEAMGPVNMMALDEYNETVTRHSFLETQRKDLLDSIENTQASIKEIDDVSRLKFDEAFKVINDNFSVTFTKLFGGGQAFMKLTDAENSNESGIDIVASPPGKKLQNILLLSGGEKALTALSLLVGIFQFQPAPFCILDEVDAPLDETNVGRFAKLIHEMSATTQFVVITHSKRTMSQADVIYGVTMQEPGVSKIVSVNLNRREAPDNRRAVA; encoded by the coding sequence TTGCTCAAGCTCAAAAAAGTCCAGATACTCGGCTTCAAATCCTTCTGTGATCGCACCGAGGTTCAGCTCTCCGGTGAAGGGATCGCCGCCATTGTCGGCCCCAACGGGTGCGGCAAGTCCAACATCTCCGACGCCATTACCTGGGTTCTGGGCGAGCAGTCTGCCAAGAGCCTTCGCGGCATCAAGATGGAGGACGTCATCTTCGCCGGTACCCGCGACCGGAAGCCCACAGGTATGGCGGAGGTCTCACTCACCCTCGTCGACCCCGAGGTCTACGACGGAGCCAGCCTTCAGGACGACCCCGAAATCGTCATCGACGAGAGCCTCCCCACCGACTGGGACGAGACCACCCTTCGCCAGCAGCGCGCAGAAGAGACCGAAGAGGCCGTCGCCGAAGCCCAGCCCGGCACAGTCATCGAAGGAGAGGCCAAAGGTCCTCACATGGTTCCTCCCCCTGCCGAAGCCGACGCTGCAGCAGAACTCGCTAATCCGAACAACGTTGTCCTGAAGATTCGTCGCCGAAAGTTCGGCCGCGCCCCCATCCGTGCCGGCGAACTCACCATCACCCGTCGCCTCTTCCGCTCCGGCGACAGCGAATATCTGCTCAACGGCAAGATCTGCCGCCTGCGAGACATTCAGGACATCTTCATGGGCACGGGCCTCGGCGGCGAATCCTACGCCATCATCGGCCAGGAGCGCATCGGCCAACTCCTCTCCGCCAAACCCCACGACCGTCGCTCCATCATCGAAGAAGCCGCGGGCATCACCCGTTTCAAGACAAAGAAACGCCTCGCCGAGCTGCGCCTGGAATCCGCGCGCCAGAACCTTGCCCGTGTCAACGACATCTTCGACGAAGTCACCCGGCAGATGACAACCCTAAAGCGCCAGGCTGCCAAGGCGGAGCGTTACGGGGCGCTGCGCGATGAACTCCGCACCCGCCTCCGCGTTGTACTTGCCAGTCGCATGTCGCAGCTGGATATCGAGCAGGCTGCTACAACGGAAAAGATCACTGCTCTTGCAACTCAGATAGACGCTCAGGCTGCAACCGTCGAAGCGATGGACGCCGAGCACACCGAGGGCGTCAACTCGGGCTACAGTCTCGATCAGCAGATCCGCGAAGCCGGAACTCAGGCAAACCAGTCTGCCGTCGAACTCGAGCGCATCTCTGCCCGCTCCGCCTCGAACGCCGACCGCATCACGGAACTCACCAACCGGCTCGCGACAGGCTCCGACGATCTCGCCCAGGCCCGCGAACAACTTGCAAGCCTTACCGCCGAGCTTGAAGAACATCGGAGCTTCCTCAACAACGCCACAGCCGAGTCGACGAGCTCCCGCGAGGCCGCACAAAGCCATCAAGCGCAGGCGCAGGAAGCAGCCCGTGCCGTCGCTTCAGCAGAGCAGCAGGCCGAACAAAACCGCCGCTCCACCATGCAGCTGGTTCAGCGTATTGCTCAGACTCGCAACGAAGAGGCTCAGGCGGCCGCGGCTCTCGCTGGCCTGGACCGCGAAGCGGAACGCCTCCTCTCCGAGTCCGAAATAGCCAGACAGGAACTCGAAACTCTGGGCCTGCAGCGTGGTCAGGTCAAGATGTCCTTCGAGTCGGTGACCGAACGCCTCAAGCGTCTCGAAGCCGAGATCACCGAACTTCGCCTCCAGGTTGAAGCCAGCCGCAACGAGGAGTCTCTGTCCAAGCGCCGCGGCGACCAGTTGCGAGGCGAAGCAGCAACCCTTGCCGGCCGTTACACGTCCCTCGAAGCGCTTATCCGCGAGCACAGCTACTCCACCGATACCGTTCGGAGTCTCTTCAAAACTGACGCCTACAAACAGAATGCCGATGGCATGGCAGCGGTGGGCACTCTCGCCGACTTCCTGGAAGTCAACGGCAAGTATGAAAATGTCGTCGATGAATTCCTCCGCGACGAGCTTAATTATGTCGTCGTCAAATCCTGGGACGCGGCTAACGCAGGCATGCATCTCCTCCAGACCGACGTCACCGGACGCGCCACCTTCCTCGTACATCCCAACGACTCCCAGGCAAACTTCGCATTTGCCGATGGCATGCCCAGCATCGCTCAGACCAACATCGACGGAATCGAAGGTGTCGTTCCGCTGAAAGAGTGCATCCGCGTTCTTGATGGTTTCGGGAAATCCCTCGAGGTCATTCTGCCCAAGCTCCGCGAGGGCTTCGTAGCTCCAGACTCCTACTCCGCACGCTCTCTCGCGCTCTCGAACCCCCAGGCATTCTTTCTCTCTCCGTCCGGTGAGACCTTCCATAACGTCACCGTTACAGGTGGCCGCCCCCGCACCCAGGGTCCGCTGGCCCTCAAACGCGAACTAGCCGAGGTCCAGCAAAAGCTCGAAAAGGCGGAACAGGAACTAGTTCAGACCGATCGCAACACCATCGAGCTGCAGCATCAGATCGCCGCCCTCCAGTCCGCCATCGAAGGCAAGACCCACGAGCGTCGTGACGCCGAGCGTGAGTCGGCCAACTCCGGAGCGGCCCTGCGCCAGATGGAGTCGGAGGTCGCCCGCATCGAGCGCCGCCTGCAGGACTGGGCTCTGACCAACGAACGCAATCGCGAGGCCCGCAACCAGAAAGCAGATTTGATCTCGCGCCGCCAGCAGGAGGCAACCGCCTTCGACAATGAACGCAACACGCTTGAGGCCAACCTCACCGCTCTTCAGGAACAACTTGAAGAGCTGCGCGGCCGCCGCGAAGAGCTTCAGCAGGGCGCAGCAGCAGCCTCCGCCGCACTTGCCGGCCTCGAAGAACGCCGCCGCAACGCCGCCGCGAACTTCGAGCAGACTACCCGACTCCATAACGGCCAGAACCAGCGAATCCAACAGCTCGATCAACAGCTCGACTCGGCCGGAGCAGAAAAACTCCGCCGCGAAGAAGAGACAGCCGCCCTCACCGTCCAGCAAGCCGAGCTCTCAGAGGTACGCGCCAACGCTGTCGCTCAGGGCGCACGGCTTACCGAAGAGGCCCACACGCTCCGTGCTTCCATGGCCGAACTCGATGCCCGTCTCCGCACGCTTCGTCATGAAACCGAGGCGCTACGCGAACAGCGCGCTGCTCTTACCGCCCGTGCCGCAAAGCTCGCCTCCGACATTGAGCACATCGACGCTACCTGCCTCAACGACCTCGGCGTTGAAGCCATCACCCTCCGCGAAGACCACACCATCGCCCGCATTGAGGGCGACGACCTCCACGTGCAGGAAGAAGAGTCACGCACCCTCAAACAAAAGCTCGAAGCCATGGGTCCGGTCAACATGATGGCTCTCGACGAGTACAACGAAACTGTCACCCGGCATAGCTTCCTGGAGACCCAGCGCAAGGATCTGCTCGACTCCATCGAAAATACTCAGGCCTCGATCAAAGAGATCGACGACGTCTCCCGTCTCAAATTCGACGAAGCCTTCAAAGTCATCAACGACAACTTCTCCGTCACCTTCACCAAGCTCTTCGGTGGCGGCCAGGCGTTCATGAAGCTCACCGATGCCGAAAACTCCAACGAAAGCGGAATCGACATCGTCGCCTCGCCCCCAGGCAAAAAGCTACAGAACATTCTTCTGCTCTCCGGAGGAGAAAAAGCTCTTACCGCTCTCTCCCTGCTCGTCGGAATCTTCCAATTCCAGCCGGCCCCCTTCTGCATCCTCGACGAAGTCGATGCTCCGCTCGACGAAACCAACGTTGGCCGCTTCGCAAAGCTCATTCACGAAATGAGCGCGACCACACAATTCGTCGTCATCACCCACAGCAAACGCACGATGTCCCAGGCGGACGTTATCTACGGAGTCACGATGCAGGAGCCCGGCGTTTCGAAGATCGTCAGCGTCAACCTCAATCGCCGCGAAGCCCCCGACAACCGTCGCGCCGTAGCGTAA
- a CDS encoding tetratricopeptide repeat protein produces the protein MKKVVVASLLVVASMASVAGPLLAQTQVSLGSNAQAASGGVQLSPAEYKAYNDAISQATPQTKAPAIEAYLTAYPQSPVKASVLEQLMLAYAAFDPAKTLDAADRLLQVDPNNLRALTFEVYFRKQQGDQATDPTAKQTALDSAASFAQKGLAVTTKPADMSDADFAKVKDAATPVFYGAIGAAALNKKDTATAITNYKAELASVPVAQTQTPGVLLQDTFILGQAYYQSTPPDYVNCTWYTSRAAAFAPEPYKSQMMPLAKFCYKKYHGADDGYDAVTAAVQTNLNPPADFKIKPAPSPADIVAGVILSTPDLSTLAISDKEFILANGKPEDAAKVWDTMKGKSVQFPDSTVIAVSDTALQVAVSDDAVQSKTADFTFQLAAPLKTPPAVGAKVTVSGTYASFTPSPILITMSDGAVVEPKKTPAKAPVHHPAHH, from the coding sequence ATGAAGAAGGTAGTCGTTGCGTCTCTCCTGGTGGTCGCTAGCATGGCAAGTGTTGCGGGACCCCTTTTAGCACAAACCCAGGTCAGTCTTGGTTCCAACGCGCAGGCCGCGAGCGGCGGCGTACAGCTATCGCCTGCCGAGTACAAAGCCTACAACGATGCGATCAGCCAGGCCACGCCCCAGACCAAAGCACCTGCGATCGAAGCTTATCTGACGGCATATCCGCAGTCCCCGGTGAAGGCCTCCGTGCTGGAGCAGCTGATGCTGGCGTACGCTGCGTTTGATCCGGCTAAGACGCTGGATGCAGCGGATCGGCTATTGCAGGTGGATCCCAACAATCTGCGCGCCCTCACCTTCGAGGTTTACTTCCGGAAACAGCAGGGTGATCAGGCGACCGATCCCACGGCAAAGCAGACGGCGCTCGATTCGGCTGCGTCCTTTGCACAGAAGGGGCTCGCGGTTACCACCAAACCGGCAGATATGAGCGATGCAGACTTCGCCAAAGTCAAAGATGCCGCGACTCCGGTGTTCTATGGCGCGATTGGTGCGGCTGCTTTGAATAAGAAAGATACCGCTACCGCGATCACGAACTACAAGGCTGAACTGGCCAGTGTCCCGGTTGCCCAGACCCAAACCCCCGGTGTGCTCTTGCAGGACACCTTTATTCTGGGGCAAGCCTACTATCAGTCAACTCCCCCGGACTATGTGAACTGCACCTGGTACACGTCGCGCGCCGCGGCCTTTGCTCCAGAGCCATACAAGAGCCAGATGATGCCTCTGGCGAAGTTCTGCTACAAGAAATACCACGGTGCCGACGATGGCTACGATGCAGTGACGGCTGCGGTGCAGACGAACCTAAATCCACCGGCTGACTTCAAAATTAAGCCAGCTCCATCGCCTGCCGATATCGTCGCAGGAGTTATCTTGAGCACTCCCGATCTTTCCACACTCGCCATCAGTGACAAGGAGTTCATTCTGGCGAATGGCAAGCCTGAGGATGCTGCAAAAGTATGGGACACGATGAAGGGTAAGTCAGTCCAATTTCCGGATTCGACTGTGATCGCTGTCTCCGACACTGCTCTGCAAGTTGCGGTCTCTGACGATGCAGTGCAATCCAAGACCGCGGACTTTACCTTCCAGCTGGCCGCTCCGTTGAAGACGCCACCTGCGGTGGGAGCGAAAGTTACCGTGAGCGGCACTTACGCCTCATTTACGCCCAGCCCAATCTTGATTACGATGAGCGATGGGGCGGTGGTCGAGCCGAAGAAGACTCCGGCCAAAGCGCCAGTGCATCATCCAGCTCATCACTAA
- a CDS encoding citrate synthase: MSTAVAPKGLEGIVATTSAICWIDGDAGVLSYRGIDIHELAQFSSFEETTYLLWFGKLPSTAELAEFTGHLSVARELNSKIVDFLRSVPANATPMQVLRTAVSLLSIYDADEADCTHDANVRKSFRLTAQIPMIVALFDRIRKGKSLVEADKSLSHAANFLWMLNGEKPSDTATRAFDIALILHADHELNASTFAARVIAATLADIHSAITGAIGALKGPLHGGANEATMRLLYAIDKAGADPVEYVKQMFAEKKKISGFGHRVYHTEDPRATHLRRMSEELGKAAGNTKWFDLSRKIELFVKQEKKLNANVDFYSASTYTTLGIDIDLFTPIFAISRISGWAAHVIEQHDDNRLIRPRADYTGPAYPATYIPIEKR, encoded by the coding sequence ATGTCTACCGCTGTCGCACCGAAAGGCCTGGAAGGCATTGTCGCCACCACGTCTGCTATCTGCTGGATCGACGGAGACGCCGGCGTTCTCTCCTATCGCGGCATTGATATTCACGAACTCGCTCAGTTCTCCAGCTTCGAGGAGACCACCTACCTCCTCTGGTTCGGCAAGCTTCCCTCCACCGCCGAACTCGCAGAGTTTACCGGCCATCTTTCCGTTGCACGAGAACTCAATTCGAAGATCGTCGACTTCCTTCGCAGCGTCCCGGCCAACGCCACACCGATGCAGGTCCTCCGCACCGCCGTCTCTCTTCTCAGCATCTACGACGCAGACGAGGCTGACTGCACCCATGACGCGAACGTCCGCAAATCCTTTCGCCTAACAGCACAGATCCCGATGATCGTCGCTCTCTTCGACCGCATCCGCAAGGGCAAGTCCCTCGTCGAAGCCGACAAGTCTCTCTCTCACGCCGCAAACTTTCTTTGGATGCTCAACGGCGAAAAGCCCTCAGACACCGCGACCCGTGCCTTCGACATCGCCCTTATCCTTCATGCCGACCACGAGCTTAACGCCAGCACCTTCGCTGCGCGTGTCATAGCGGCTACCCTCGCAGACATCCACTCCGCCATTACCGGTGCCATCGGCGCCCTCAAAGGCCCCCTCCACGGAGGAGCCAACGAGGCCACCATGAGGCTCCTCTACGCCATCGACAAGGCTGGGGCCGATCCCGTCGAGTACGTCAAACAGATGTTCGCCGAAAAGAAGAAGATCTCAGGCTTCGGCCATCGCGTCTACCATACCGAAGATCCCCGAGCGACCCATCTCCGCCGCATGTCCGAGGAGTTGGGCAAAGCCGCAGGCAACACCAAGTGGTTCGACTTGTCCCGCAAGATCGAGCTCTTCGTAAAGCAGGAAAAGAAACTCAACGCCAACGTCGACTTCTACTCTGCTTCTACCTACACCACCCTCGGTATCGACATCGATCTCTTCACTCCCATCTTCGCCATCAGCCGTATCTCCGGCTGGGCCGCCCACGTCATAGAACAGCACGACGACAACCGCCTCATACGCCCACGCGCCGACTACACCGGCCCGGCCTACCCAGCGACCTACATCCCCATCGAAAAGCGCTAA